A region of Cheilinus undulatus linkage group 10, ASM1832078v1, whole genome shotgun sequence DNA encodes the following proteins:
- the npy7r gene encoding neuropeptide Y receptor Y7 isoform X2 translates to MRWCQLSLDLASSAKMSPPDTSNSTGEGEEGETDPLIPLNDSMDFHTPGFHTDITKLLGVQITLITAYSLIILLGLLGNSLVIYMIIRYRNMRTVTNFFIANLALADLLVNTLCLPFTLVYTLLDEWKFGAMLCHMVPFAQALSVHVSILTLTVIALERYRCIVFHLGRRLTWHSSFLIMAFTWTISAVLAAPLAIFREYRHEQIPSINMDFAVCSEKWPHGTNRDGVIYSLSMLLLQYIVPLAIISYAYICIWVKLKNHVSPSSRNDSINRRKKTTKMLALVVVVFAICWLPFHMFQLASDLDLVLRLKEYKLIYTVFHIIAMCSTFANPLLYGWMNKNYRTGFLMVFRCEDKPDSFHPDGSFRTRSIRRLTLNGRNGGHPPTAV, encoded by the coding sequence GTGTCAGCTCAGCCTAGATCTGGCATCTTCTGCTAAAATGAGCCCACCAGACACATCCAACAGCACAGGCGAAGGGGAGGAAGGGGAAACTGATCCCTTGATTCCCCTCAACGACAGCATGGATTTCCACACACCTGGTTTccacactgacatcaccaaactccTCGGGGTCCAGATCACATTAATCACGGCATACTCGCTCATTATTCTGCTCGGGCTGCTGGGGAACTCTCTTGTCATCTACATGATTATTCGTTACAGAAACATGCGAACTGTGACCAACTTCTTCATAGCCAACCTGGCCTTGGCAGACTTGTTGGTGAACACCCTCTGTTTGCCCTTCACTCTGGTTTACACCCTGCTGGATGAGTGGAAGTTTGGGGCCATGCTGTGCCACATGGTTCCCTTTGCCCAGGCTTTGAGCGTGCACGTATCCATCCTGACTCTAACGGTCATTGCTCTGGAGCGTTACCGCTGCATTGTCTTCCACCTTGGTCGACGATTGACTTGGCACTCCAGCTTCCTCATCATGGCCTTCACCTGGACTATATCTGCTGTTCTGGCAGCACCTTTGGCAATCTTTAGAGAGTACCGCCATGAACAGATACCGTCTATAAACATGGATTTTGCAGTTTGTTCTGAAAAGTGGCCTCACGGGACGAACAGAGACGGGGTCATCTATAGCCTCTCCATGCTGCTCCTACAGTACATTGTCCCTTTAGCCATCATCAGCTATGCTTACATCTGCATCTGGGTGAAACTGAAGAACCACGTCAGCCCGTCTAGCCGCAACGACAGCATCAACCGCCGCAAAAAAACCACCAAGATGTTGGcgctggtggtggtggtgtttgCTATCTGCTGGCTGCCATTCCACATGTTTCAGCTAGCCAGTGATCTGGACCTGGTGCTCAGGCTGAAGGAGTACAAACTGATATATACAGTGTTTCACATCATTGCCATGTGTTCAACTTTTGCCAACCCTCTCCTGTACGGGTGGATGAATAAAAACTACAGGACTGGCTTCCTCATGGTATTCCGTTGCGAGGATAAGCCGGATTCTTTCCACCCTGACGGCTCCTTCAGGACTCGCTCAATAAGACGGCTGACTCTGAATGGCCGCAATGGCGGACATCCACCCACTGCTGTGTGA
- the npy7r gene encoding neuropeptide Y receptor Y7 isoform X3, which produces MSPPDTSNSTGEGEEGETDPLIPLNDSMDFHTPGFHTDITKLLGVQITLITAYSLIILLGLLGNSLVIYMIIRYRNMRTVTNFFIANLALADLLVNTLCLPFTLVYTLLDEWKFGAMLCHMVPFAQALSVHVSILTLTVIALERYRCIVFHLGRRLTWHSSFLIMAFTWTISAVLAAPLAIFREYRHEQIPSINMDFAVCSEKWPHGTNRDGVIYSLSMLLLQYIVPLAIISYAYICIWVKLKNHVSPSSRNDSINRRKKTTKMLALVVVVFAICWLPFHMFQLASDLDLVLRLKEYKLIYTVFHIIAMCSTFANPLLYGWMNKNYRTGFLMVFRCEDKPDSFHPDGSFRTRSIRRLTLNGRNGGHPPTAV; this is translated from the coding sequence ATGAGCCCACCAGACACATCCAACAGCACAGGCGAAGGGGAGGAAGGGGAAACTGATCCCTTGATTCCCCTCAACGACAGCATGGATTTCCACACACCTGGTTTccacactgacatcaccaaactccTCGGGGTCCAGATCACATTAATCACGGCATACTCGCTCATTATTCTGCTCGGGCTGCTGGGGAACTCTCTTGTCATCTACATGATTATTCGTTACAGAAACATGCGAACTGTGACCAACTTCTTCATAGCCAACCTGGCCTTGGCAGACTTGTTGGTGAACACCCTCTGTTTGCCCTTCACTCTGGTTTACACCCTGCTGGATGAGTGGAAGTTTGGGGCCATGCTGTGCCACATGGTTCCCTTTGCCCAGGCTTTGAGCGTGCACGTATCCATCCTGACTCTAACGGTCATTGCTCTGGAGCGTTACCGCTGCATTGTCTTCCACCTTGGTCGACGATTGACTTGGCACTCCAGCTTCCTCATCATGGCCTTCACCTGGACTATATCTGCTGTTCTGGCAGCACCTTTGGCAATCTTTAGAGAGTACCGCCATGAACAGATACCGTCTATAAACATGGATTTTGCAGTTTGTTCTGAAAAGTGGCCTCACGGGACGAACAGAGACGGGGTCATCTATAGCCTCTCCATGCTGCTCCTACAGTACATTGTCCCTTTAGCCATCATCAGCTATGCTTACATCTGCATCTGGGTGAAACTGAAGAACCACGTCAGCCCGTCTAGCCGCAACGACAGCATCAACCGCCGCAAAAAAACCACCAAGATGTTGGcgctggtggtggtggtgtttgCTATCTGCTGGCTGCCATTCCACATGTTTCAGCTAGCCAGTGATCTGGACCTGGTGCTCAGGCTGAAGGAGTACAAACTGATATATACAGTGTTTCACATCATTGCCATGTGTTCAACTTTTGCCAACCCTCTCCTGTACGGGTGGATGAATAAAAACTACAGGACTGGCTTCCTCATGGTATTCCGTTGCGAGGATAAGCCGGATTCTTTCCACCCTGACGGCTCCTTCAGGACTCGCTCAATAAGACGGCTGACTCTGAATGGCCGCAATGGCGGACATCCACCCACTGCTGTGTGA
- the npy7r gene encoding neuropeptide Y receptor Y7 isoform X1 yields the protein MRNIRCQLSLDLASSAKMSPPDTSNSTGEGEEGETDPLIPLNDSMDFHTPGFHTDITKLLGVQITLITAYSLIILLGLLGNSLVIYMIIRYRNMRTVTNFFIANLALADLLVNTLCLPFTLVYTLLDEWKFGAMLCHMVPFAQALSVHVSILTLTVIALERYRCIVFHLGRRLTWHSSFLIMAFTWTISAVLAAPLAIFREYRHEQIPSINMDFAVCSEKWPHGTNRDGVIYSLSMLLLQYIVPLAIISYAYICIWVKLKNHVSPSSRNDSINRRKKTTKMLALVVVVFAICWLPFHMFQLASDLDLVLRLKEYKLIYTVFHIIAMCSTFANPLLYGWMNKNYRTGFLMVFRCEDKPDSFHPDGSFRTRSIRRLTLNGRNGGHPPTAV from the exons atGCGTAATATTCG GTGTCAGCTCAGCCTAGATCTGGCATCTTCTGCTAAAATGAGCCCACCAGACACATCCAACAGCACAGGCGAAGGGGAGGAAGGGGAAACTGATCCCTTGATTCCCCTCAACGACAGCATGGATTTCCACACACCTGGTTTccacactgacatcaccaaactccTCGGGGTCCAGATCACATTAATCACGGCATACTCGCTCATTATTCTGCTCGGGCTGCTGGGGAACTCTCTTGTCATCTACATGATTATTCGTTACAGAAACATGCGAACTGTGACCAACTTCTTCATAGCCAACCTGGCCTTGGCAGACTTGTTGGTGAACACCCTCTGTTTGCCCTTCACTCTGGTTTACACCCTGCTGGATGAGTGGAAGTTTGGGGCCATGCTGTGCCACATGGTTCCCTTTGCCCAGGCTTTGAGCGTGCACGTATCCATCCTGACTCTAACGGTCATTGCTCTGGAGCGTTACCGCTGCATTGTCTTCCACCTTGGTCGACGATTGACTTGGCACTCCAGCTTCCTCATCATGGCCTTCACCTGGACTATATCTGCTGTTCTGGCAGCACCTTTGGCAATCTTTAGAGAGTACCGCCATGAACAGATACCGTCTATAAACATGGATTTTGCAGTTTGTTCTGAAAAGTGGCCTCACGGGACGAACAGAGACGGGGTCATCTATAGCCTCTCCATGCTGCTCCTACAGTACATTGTCCCTTTAGCCATCATCAGCTATGCTTACATCTGCATCTGGGTGAAACTGAAGAACCACGTCAGCCCGTCTAGCCGCAACGACAGCATCAACCGCCGCAAAAAAACCACCAAGATGTTGGcgctggtggtggtggtgtttgCTATCTGCTGGCTGCCATTCCACATGTTTCAGCTAGCCAGTGATCTGGACCTGGTGCTCAGGCTGAAGGAGTACAAACTGATATATACAGTGTTTCACATCATTGCCATGTGTTCAACTTTTGCCAACCCTCTCCTGTACGGGTGGATGAATAAAAACTACAGGACTGGCTTCCTCATGGTATTCCGTTGCGAGGATAAGCCGGATTCTTTCCACCCTGACGGCTCCTTCAGGACTCGCTCAATAAGACGGCTGACTCTGAATGGCCGCAATGGCGGACATCCACCCACTGCTGTGTGA